From the genome of Xyrauchen texanus isolate HMW12.3.18 chromosome 22, RBS_HiC_50CHRs, whole genome shotgun sequence, one region includes:
- the LOC127662861 gene encoding ornithine decarboxylase-like, which yields MTTLTGADFEFTFLEEGFCARDIVEQNINESSLSDDKDAFYVADLGDVLKKHLRWVRVLPRVMPFYAVKCNDSRAVVTTLATLGAGFDCASKTEIQIVQSVGVEASRIIYANPCKQVSQIKYASAHGVQMMTFDSEVELMKVARCHDNAKLVLRIATDDSKAVCRLSVKFGATLKSSRLLLERAKELGLDVIGVSFHVGSGCTDPETYSQAISDARCVFDMGVELGYNMTLLDIGGGFPGSDDTKLKFEEIAAVINPALDKYFPADSGVRVIAEPGRYYVASAYTLAVNIIAKKVIMMEQSASDEEEDRANDRTLMYYVNDGVYGSFNCILYDHAHVLPILHKKPKPDERMYPCSIWGPTCDGLDRIVEQCSLPDMQVGEWLLFENMGAYTVAASSTFNGFQKPDIHYIMSRAAWKCMQQICAQGLPSPEEQCTGNMPSHCSHESSLDVPAKPCPTQVL from the exons ATGACCACACTGACTGGAGCAGACTTTGAATTTACCTTCCTGGAGGAGGGCTTCTGTGCACGTGATATTGTGGAACAGAATATCAATGAGTCATCACTATCT GATGACAAAGATGCCTTTTATGTGGCCGACCTGGGTGACGTCCTGAAGAAGCACCTCCGGTGGGTGCGTGTTTTGCCCCGCGTCATGCCGTTCTATGCAGTAAAGTGCAACGACAGCAGGGCTGTCGTCACGACACTGGCAACTCTTGGAGCTGGATTTGACTGCGCTAGCAAG ACGGAGATCCAGATCGTGCAGTCTGTGGGCGTGGAAGCGAGTAGGATCATCTATGCCAACCCCTGCAAGCAGGTGTCTCAGATCAAATATGCCTCTGCTCATGGAGTGCAGATGATGACATTTGACAGTGAAGTGGAGCTCATGAAGGTGGCACGATGCCACGACAATGCCAA acTGGTTCTCCGTATCGCCACTGATGACTCCAAGGCGGTGTGCAGATTAAGCGTGAAGTTTGGAGCCACATTAAAGAGTAGTCGGCTGTTGCTGGAGAGGGCGAAGGAGCTGGGACTGGATGTGATTGGAGTCAGTTTCCATGTGGGCAGCGGATGTACTGATCCCGAGACATACAGCCAGGCCATCTCAGATGCCCGCTGTGTGTTTGACATGGGG GTGGAGCTGGGATACAACATGACGTTGCTTGATATTGGTGGAGGTTTTCCAGGCTCTGATGATACCAAACTGAAATTTGAAGAG ATTGCTGCTGTAATCAACCCTGCACTGGATAAATATTTCCCTGCTGACTCTGGCGTGAGGGTCATTGCTGAACCCGGCCGCTACTATGTTGCGTCCGCATACACTTTGGCAGTCAACATCATTGCCAAAAAGGTCATCATGATGGAGCAGTCAGCCTCTGACG AAGAGGAGGATAGGGCCAATGACAGAACCCTAATGTATTATGTGAATGATGGCGTCTATGGTTCCTTCAACTGCATTCTATATGATCATGCCCATGTCTTGCCCATTCTGCACAAG AAACCCAAGCCTGATGAGCGTATGTACCCATGCAGTATTTGGGGTCCAACCTGTGACGGTCTCGATCGCATTGTGGAGCAGTGCAGCCTTCCAGACATGCAAGTGGGCGAATGGCTGCTGTTCGAGAACATGGGTGCCTACACCGTGGCCGCATCCTCCACTTTCAATGGCTTCCAGAAACCTGATATTCATTACATCATGTCCCGAGCAGCCTG GAAATGCATGCAGCAGATCTGTGCCCAGGGATTACCCTCTCCAGAGGAGCAGTGCACTGGAAACATGCCATCCCACTGCAGCCATGAGAGCAGCCTAGATGTGCCAGCCAAACCCTGCCCAACTCAAGTGCTGTAA